From the genome of Acidaminococcus sp.:
TTTCAAAATCCTGCTTAAAAATGTATCATTTCTTACATATTCTTAAACAGCACTGGCATAGAAATTGTGGAACGCTATCGGGGACATTCTCATCAGTTTACGTTGAGTTCTCTTTGTATTGTAATATAGAATGTAATCCCGGATATCCCACTCCAGTTCTTCGATACTGTAGTATGTATGCATATAGATTCTTTCCCGCTTTAACATTCCCCAGAACCCTTCTATTGGGGCATTATCAAGGCATCTGCCGGTTCTGGACATACTTCTTGTTAAGTTGTACTGTTCCGCCATTTCCAGATATTCATTGCTTGTATATTGAAAACCCTGGTCTGTATGGACCAATGGATGTGCATTGGGATTCTGTTTGAAGGCTTTCCTGAAAGTCTCCATAACAAGAGGTGTATCATTACGGTCACTCATCGCATAGGATACAATTCTATGGTCATATAGATCTAAAATCGCGCTTAAATAGAGATGTTTAACAATATAAGTTCCACTGACAGGGCCTGGAATGTTAAGCCGGAATTCGGATACATCTGTCACCCACTTCTGGTCAGGCATGTCTGCATGGAATTTCCTGTTCAGTACGTTCTCTGCTTTGCGTGGACTGTCCTTACCCACACAGCTGTGGGTGCAGCCCTTTGGTCTCCACTTAATCTGGGAATGAATATGCAGCTTACGGAAAAGACGGTAACACCGTTTATCAGAGATATCGATGTTGCATTCTTCCCTTAATTTATCAGCCATCATGCGGTATCCCGCTTCAGGATATTTAATATGAAGCCTGAGAATATGGCAGCAGATCCCCTTGTTTATGAGCTCATTCAGGCTAAGGGGCGTCTTGCGCCAGCTATAGTAGGCAGAGGGGGAAACGTGCAGGATAGCACAACACTTTTGCACGGAAGCCCCATTTTCCTCGCAAACCTCTTGAATCGCTTCATACTGCTTACGATTACGAGTCAACGAAAGCGATTCCTTTTCGTCAACTCGTCCAGTTTTTTTAGAAGCAAAATCTCCAATTCGAGATCCTTGACTTTTTGTCTCAGGCGCACCAGTTCCTCATCTTTTGTTTCCTTGTGGGAAGGATCCATCGGTTTCTTCTTGGGTCTGCCCTGATGGTTGGCCAGTCCTGAATTCCCGTCCTTTTCGTAGCGTTTAACCCAGTTGTAGACCTGACGATAGGAATAACCGTATTTTTCGGCTACAGAACGGTAATCACGGTTGGATTCCAGACATTCCTTGACGATTTTGCAGCGTTCTTCAAGGGTACTTGCCTTACCTTTCATGGATTTATCACATCTCTCTTGATAAGCGTAAGAATCTAATTCTCCATGAATATTATAATGCTTAACCCAGTCTGCAAGAACCCTGGGGGAACGGATCTTGTATTTCTTACAGATTTGAATGTAGCTGCCTTTACCATTCAGATAATCCTCAACGGCATTTTCCATAAGGGAAAGGGGATAGGTTTTCTTTCCCTTTTTCGGGGAAAAGGCTTCTGCGCCCTCGTTCTTGTAATTCATTACCCAAACAGAAACGTTCTGCCGCCGGATACCAAGGTTTTTAGCCACTTGGTAGGTGTTGGATCTGTGTTCAAGGATATCTTTGACAGCATTGAGTTTAATCTCAGGAGAGATGAATTTATTATTGCTCTTTACCATGACATGCCTCCTTAAAACATTGACATAATTTTTTTCTCCGTCTTAAGGGGAGCATATCAACCGGCGGCCTGCGGGTTTATTGGATCTTTGCCAGTACTTCGTTTTTCAGGGCTTCTGCTTTTTCTTTCCAGTCTGCACCGGCCGTGCCGCCGCCCTGGGCAGTAGCATTACCACCACCGCCGCGGCCCTCAAAGGCTGTATTGGCCATCTGGCAGATTTCACGGCAGTTGATGGAAGAACCTTTCGGTGCCGCAAACTGATACATCAGACGATCGCCATTTTTGAGAATGATTCCTGCAAAGACATTTTTCTGGGCGGAAACGAGTTTCATTATGCTCTTGCCGTCCGCAGGAGATCCCGTCGTCTCAATCCAGACAAATTTAGTTCCGTCCGGAAGTACAGGAGCTTTTTCGAGAATTTCCGGAAGTTCGTGTTTAAACAGCGCCTGAGCTTTTTCTCTTACCTGGGAGTGCAGATCAAGGATTTCCTGGTGCATCTTCTTTACGGCATCAAGTACTTCTTCAGCCTTTACAGACAGCACATTGCTCGTTTCTTCCAGGATGTAATTCCGTTTGTACATTTCTTCCACGGCACGGCGTCCGCAGAGAAATTCTATCCGGCTGCCGCCTTTATGACGAACAAAACGAATGACCTTCACGCAGCCGACCATACCTGTAAAAGGAGGATGCGTA
Proteins encoded in this window:
- a CDS encoding transposase, with product MVKSNNKFISPEIKLNAVKDILEHRSNTYQVAKNLGIRRQNVSVWVMNYKNEGAEAFSPKKGKKTYPLSLMENAVEDYLNGKGSYIQICKKYKIRSPRVLADWVKHYNIHGELDSYAYQERCDKSMKGKASTLEERCKIVKECLESNRDYRSVAEKYGYSYRQVYNWVKRYEKDGNSGLANHQGRPKKKPMDPSHKETKDEELVRLRQKVKDLELEILLLKKLDELTKRNRFR
- a CDS encoding alanyl-tRNA editing protein, with the translated sequence MTEKLYENDSMLKSCVSKVTECRQKDDHFEILLDKTVIFPEGGGQLSDQGWLNDVPVYYASEEGENVWHWTHKAIETGMIVTVKLNWDIRLDRMQQHCGEHMLSYAFWSSCKANNVGFHMNEESVFIDLDKEVTEEEVKKAELLTNQAIWENNPITLHYVQHTELGRFNLRKKNDKLRGTVRLVDIKNGDTCTCCGTHPPFTGMVGCVKVIRFVRHKGGSRIEFLCGRRAVEEMYKRNYILEETSNVLSVKAEEVLDAVKKMHQEILDLHSQVREKAQALFKHELPEILEKAPVLPDGTKFVWIETTGSPADGKSIMKLVSAQKNVFAGIILKNGDRLMYQFAAPKGSSINCREICQMANTAFEGRGGGGNATAQGGGTAGADWKEKAEALKNEVLAKIQ
- a CDS encoding IS3 family transposase — protein: MTRNRKQYEAIQEVCEENGASVQKCCAILHVSPSAYYSWRKTPLSLNELINKGICCHILRLHIKYPEAGYRMMADKLREECNIDISDKRCYRLFRKLHIHSQIKWRPKGCTHSCVGKDSPRKAENVLNRKFHADMPDQKWVTDVSEFRLNIPGPVSGTYIVKHLYLSAILDLYDHRIVSYAMSDRNDTPLVMETFRKAFKQNPNAHPLVHTDQGFQYTSNEYLEMAEQYNLTRSMSRTGRCLDNAPIEGFWGMLKRERIYMHTYYSIEELEWDIRDYILYYNTKRTQRKLMRMSPIAFHNFYASAV